The following are encoded in a window of Seleniivibrio woodruffii genomic DNA:
- a CDS encoding site-specific DNA-methyltransferase, with the protein MDKMDGKTLDIVQENINKLKEIFPEVFTEGKLDCDKLKEELGDFIDDREERYSFNWNGKRQAKLIAQTPSTGTIRPCPEESLDWENTKNIFIEGDNLEVLKLLQKSYYRKVKMIYIDPPYNTGKDFVYKDDFKDNIKNYKKITGQVDGEGHNISNNPETNGRYHTNWLNMMYPRLKLARNMLHDDGVILVSIGDAELSNLTSIMNEIFGEENRVAIFTWKSRAKPTNAGDAKFRPQKVAEYILVYGRRAGDELKFNVVPAKTRTYPHEDADGKYRTTTILTSNRGTFRRETMRFASGGYQPDEDFRWKAGKQTIDNLFQNNRILLNDDGVPQEKKYEHEEQDPLYPIYCFMEPELTGTAETGKSDLNEIVGNKHGLDTVKPVLLLKYLTATFSDEDDLIVDFFAGSCTTAQAVFELNAEQSSNRKVLLVQIPELINQDSEAFAAGFKSIVDIGKRRLNGVSYKLRTSIENYAGDLGFKVFKLDSTNIKPWEVDFDLTQRELEDYISNIKDDRNEHDILYEVLLKFGLDLTLPITEHMIDGQKVYDIGMGALMVCLSDNITINVAEGIVSLKEQLKPEIMRVVLKDSGFGDKELDANVVKANIIHILKDAGIEDVRSL; encoded by the coding sequence ATGGATAAAATGGACGGAAAGACATTAGATATAGTGCAGGAAAATATAAATAAGCTGAAGGAAATTTTTCCGGAAGTTTTTACAGAAGGGAAGCTGGATTGTGACAAGCTGAAAGAAGAACTTGGCGATTTTATAGATGACAGAGAAGAACGTTACAGCTTTAACTGGAATGGTAAGAGACAGGCAAAGCTTATTGCACAAACCCCAAGCACGGGAACTATACGTCCATGTCCAGAAGAATCATTGGACTGGGAAAACACTAAAAACATATTCATAGAAGGAGATAACCTTGAAGTTTTGAAACTCCTTCAGAAAAGCTATTACAGAAAAGTGAAAATGATCTATATTGATCCACCATACAACACTGGAAAGGATTTTGTTTATAAGGATGACTTTAAAGATAATATCAAAAATTATAAGAAAATAACTGGTCAGGTAGATGGTGAGGGGCATAATATTTCAAACAACCCAGAAACGAATGGTCGCTATCATACTAACTGGCTAAATATGATGTACCCGCGCTTAAAACTTGCCAGAAATATGCTTCATGATGACGGAGTGATCCTTGTTTCTATTGGAGATGCAGAGCTTTCAAACTTAACGTCTATAATGAATGAAATTTTTGGTGAAGAAAATCGCGTTGCTATTTTTACTTGGAAGTCGCGTGCTAAACCAACCAATGCCGGTGATGCTAAGTTCCGGCCGCAAAAAGTAGCCGAATACATTTTAGTATATGGTAGACGCGCTGGAGATGAGTTGAAGTTTAATGTTGTTCCTGCAAAAACAAGAACATATCCGCATGAAGATGCCGACGGCAAATATAGAACAACTACAATTCTGACGTCTAATCGCGGGACATTTCGAAGGGAAACTATGCGATTTGCATCAGGTGGGTATCAGCCTGACGAGGACTTCCGATGGAAAGCTGGCAAACAAACAATAGATAACTTATTCCAAAATAATCGAATCTTGCTTAATGATGATGGTGTTCCCCAAGAAAAGAAATATGAGCACGAAGAGCAAGATCCGTTGTATCCGATTTATTGCTTTATGGAGCCTGAACTCACTGGGACGGCAGAAACAGGTAAATCAGACCTAAACGAAATTGTTGGTAATAAGCATGGCTTAGATACAGTAAAACCTGTTCTATTACTCAAATATCTGACCGCCACATTTTCAGATGAAGATGATCTCATAGTCGATTTCTTTGCAGGGTCATGTACTACAGCGCAGGCTGTTTTTGAATTAAATGCTGAACAGTCCTCAAATAGAAAGGTTCTATTAGTTCAAATTCCTGAACTTATTAACCAGGATTCCGAAGCGTTCGCTGCAGGGTTTAAATCAATTGTTGATATCGGGAAAAGGCGTCTTAATGGCGTGAGCTACAAGCTAAGAACATCTATTGAAAATTATGCTGGTGACCTTGGCTTCAAGGTATTTAAACTCGATTCAACCAATATAAAGCCGTGGGAAGTAGATTTTGATCTGACTCAGCGAGAGCTGGAAGACTATATCTCTAACATCAAAGATGACCGTAATGAGCACGACATCCTTTATGAAGTGTTACTTAAATTTGGACTTGACCTTACTCTTCCAATCACTGAGCACATGATAGATGGACAGAAAGTCTATGATATCGGTATGGGGGCACTCATGGTGTGCCTGTCTGATAATATTACTATCAATGTAGCAGAAGGCATCGTTTCACTAAAAGAACAACTCAAACCAGAGATCATGCGAGTAGTTTTAAAAGACTCAGGATTTGGCGACAAAGAGTTGGATGCCAATGTTGTAAAAGCAAATATTATCCATATCTTAAAAGATGCCGGTATTGAAGATGTGAGGAGCCTGTAA
- a CDS encoding DUF4391 domain-containing protein — MVEVLKTVWDKISFPDSTILGSRVAKKLFLESDSLTAADKKLIKDNVKNIYWAYTLKTSTCTIMPYKDDVREYLEIAILEVELVKPKGYKRIAEIIHRMIPYPLLLGFSDNNDNIALSFAHKRFSQAEKGAYVSEQFYTTEWIKKSTLMDFEKAFIDSLSLDKQKLHNFYTLYCSWQDCFIGYECGKLNGEFKLGDRNSRSEMLDRTREIEQKIAELRSQIKGADFNRQVELNTKIKKFEQELKKLAQNI; from the coding sequence ATGGTTGAGGTGTTAAAAACGGTATGGGATAAAATATCATTCCCAGATAGTACAATTTTGGGAAGTAGAGTCGCAAAGAAACTCTTTTTGGAGAGTGACAGTCTCACTGCGGCAGATAAAAAACTTATAAAAGATAATGTTAAGAATATCTATTGGGCATATACGCTTAAGACTTCAACTTGTACCATAATGCCATACAAAGATGATGTTAGAGAATATCTTGAAATTGCGATATTAGAAGTTGAGCTGGTCAAACCAAAAGGTTATAAAAGGATTGCAGAGATAATACACAGGATGATTCCATATCCTTTATTACTTGGGTTCAGCGATAATAATGACAACATAGCTCTGAGTTTTGCTCATAAACGCTTCAGTCAGGCAGAAAAAGGAGCTTATGTTTCGGAGCAGTTTTATACTACTGAATGGATTAAAAAATCAACTCTGATGGACTTTGAAAAAGCATTCATTGATTCATTAAGCTTGGATAAGCAAAAACTGCATAACTTTTATACGCTTTACTGCTCATGGCAGGATTGTTTTATCGGTTATGAATGTGGTAAACTCAACGGAGAATTTAAACTGGGCGACAGAAACAGTCGTTCAGAAATGTTAGATAGGACAAGAGAGATTGAACAAAAAATTGCTGAGCTGAGATCACAGATCAAAGGCGCAGATTTCAACCGGCAGGTGGAGCTCAATACAAAAATCAAGAAGTTTGAACAAGAACTTAAAAAGCTTGCTCAAAATATATAA
- a CDS encoding single-stranded DNA-binding protein → MNIVILKGNITKEPEIRTLPNGTLVAEASVAVTKKYRDKNGELKEETSFFDIRTFGYRAEFVKNFVSKGSPVLIEGKLKQDKWESEGKNRYRVLVVANSIQLLAWKKQSDDMPPHTPEEDSDDIPF, encoded by the coding sequence ATGAACATCGTAATCCTGAAAGGAAACATCACAAAAGAACCTGAAATACGTACACTGCCAAACGGAACTCTTGTCGCCGAAGCCTCTGTCGCTGTTACCAAGAAATACAGAGATAAAAACGGAGAGCTTAAAGAGGAGACAAGTTTCTTCGACATCAGAACATTCGGTTATAGAGCCGAGTTTGTCAAAAACTTTGTATCAAAGGGTTCTCCTGTCCTGATAGAGGGCAAGCTCAAACAGGATAAATGGGAATCAGAAGGCAAAAACCGTTACAGGGTGCTTGTTGTAGCAAACTCAATCCAGCTGCTTGCATGGAAGAAGCAGTCGGATGATATGCCGCCGCACACTCCGGAAGAAGACTCCGATGATATTCCATTCTGA
- a CDS encoding LPD28 domain-containing protein produces the protein MFNNLYAYYDGRLKSAEKEQIEKLAGRQLFFYETRHDDDGDWVTPVTIEKSVFVNFCNTVIFIKPLQFGDADFIEIDEEDWDFDFPQIVARGNEFVLSEKDGAYYE, from the coding sequence ATGTTTAATAATCTTTATGCCTATTATGACGGCAGACTCAAATCAGCAGAAAAGGAACAGATAGAAAAACTAGCCGGAAGGCAGCTGTTCTTTTATGAAACCAGACACGATGATGATGGCGACTGGGTCACACCTGTTACCATTGAGAAAAGTGTGTTCGTGAATTTCTGCAACACGGTAATCTTTATAAAACCGCTTCAGTTTGGTGATGCAGACTTCATTGAAATAGATGAAGAGGATTGGGACTTTGATTTTCCTCAGATTGTTGCAAGAGGGAATGAATTTGTCCTGTCTGAAAAGGATGGTGCTTATTATGAGTGA
- a CDS encoding DpnD/PcfM family protein, which translates to MSEYTVIITEKSVLKVTVDAESAAEAEQKVKILYSKGSILMDEGEYSAEFFCLRLTRDDVRVIAERLKLPVDEQSLDEYFTAVQERYFYESEADPTASWDLIVEYIITTL; encoded by the coding sequence ATGAGTGAGTACACCGTCATAATCACTGAAAAATCTGTTCTGAAAGTTACCGTAGATGCTGAATCTGCTGCCGAGGCAGAGCAAAAAGTAAAAATATTGTATTCAAAAGGCTCAATCCTCATGGACGAAGGCGAATACTCTGCTGAGTTTTTCTGCCTGAGGTTAACGAGAGATGATGTCAGAGTAATTGCAGAAAGACTCAAACTGCCTGTTGATGAGCAGTCTCTAGATGAATATTTCACGGCTGTTCAGGAAAGGTATTTCTATGAGTCTGAAGCAGATCCGACGGCATCATGGGATCTGATTGTTGAATACATAATAACTACACTCTGA
- a CDS encoding type III restriction-modification system endonuclease, whose translation MKIQFDPHLDYQRQAIDSIVDIFEGQEMCQTNFTVAPLTYTAANVAPVTESNLGIGNRLKLLDDDILRNVRKIQLKNGLAPSEKLDSFNFTVEMETGTGKTYVYLRTIFELNSKYGFTKFIIVVPSIAVKEGVYKSLQMTETHFKELYENVPFNYFIYDSNRLPEVRDFATSPDIQIMVINIDAFRKSFADPEKENKANIIHRAHDRMDGAKPIEFIKDTNPIVIVDEPQSVDRTDKSKEAIASLNPLCTLRYSATHVDKHHMLYKLDSVDAYEQKLVKQIEVAGIDVIDGHNKAYIKLVSVDNKKSPITAKVEIDARKKDGSIERKVVTVQENSDLLENKYSNGRDIYEGYIIETIYCKKGEEYISFTSKPDIIRIGQAVGEVDPDEYKRLQIRKTIEEHLDKELRLKEKQIKVLSLFFIDKVSNYRSYDADGNPQKGKFAVMFEEEFVRAVRKPQYQTLLDGKTPEVVAAEVHNGYFAIDKKKDTKGEDMFKESKYTNDDKPATSAFDESAYNLIMKDKEKLLSFSSKLKFIFSHSALKEGWDNPNVFQICTLNETNSEIKKRQEIGRGLRIAVNQDGERVHGFEVNTLTVMANESYEKFAEGLQNEIEREEGIKFGVVEDHLFAGIAVSIEDEEIEYLGSEASKMLFKELKENAYVDVKGKVQDSLKAALKNGDMKLSAKYEPQRAQIENILKKVAGKLNINNRDDKKHIVLNKAVFMSEEFKILWDKIKFKTTYRVNFDVDRLVEDCVQEIKNNLNVGKARFIYRKAVAEIDRGGVHVGTPHESASSYESTAFELPDLITYLQNTTNLTRKTIVQIIAESDRLDAFKRNPQKYIEQVANIINTKMQLMQVNGVKYQKIGDTEFYAQELFEKDDMQLFGYLHKNMLSVAKSIHEYVVYDSDVELKFAEQFEKSADIKLYTKLPSWFKIPTPLGGYNPDWAVLVEADGKEKLYFVVETKDTHMSEERRAKENAKINCGKEHFKALETDVAFTVATSYEDFTGKYV comes from the coding sequence ATGAAAATACAGTTTGATCCGCATCTTGATTATCAGAGGCAGGCGATAGATTCTATTGTCGATATTTTTGAAGGACAGGAGATGTGTCAGACCAACTTCACTGTTGCTCCGCTGACATATACCGCTGCAAATGTCGCCCCTGTTACTGAAAGTAATCTTGGTATCGGTAACCGCCTTAAATTGTTGGATGATGATATCCTGAGAAATGTCCGCAAAATTCAGCTGAAAAATGGACTCGCACCTTCAGAAAAGCTGGACTCATTCAACTTTACAGTTGAGATGGAAACAGGGACTGGGAAAACATATGTATATCTTCGCACAATTTTTGAGCTGAACAGCAAATATGGCTTCACAAAGTTCATTATCGTTGTTCCTTCGATAGCTGTGAAAGAAGGAGTCTATAAATCGCTTCAGATGACAGAAACTCATTTCAAAGAGCTTTATGAGAATGTTCCCTTTAATTACTTTATATATGACTCAAACCGTCTGCCTGAAGTCAGAGACTTTGCAACAAGTCCTGATATCCAAATCATGGTTATCAATATTGATGCTTTCAGAAAGAGTTTTGCAGACCCTGAGAAAGAAAATAAAGCAAATATTATCCATAGGGCACATGACCGAATGGATGGTGCAAAACCTATTGAATTTATAAAGGACACAAATCCTATTGTAATTGTTGATGAGCCACAAAGTGTAGACAGAACAGATAAGAGCAAAGAGGCTATTGCTTCTTTGAATCCTTTATGTACGCTCAGGTATTCAGCCACTCATGTTGACAAACACCATATGCTTTATAAGCTGGACTCTGTAGATGCCTATGAACAAAAGTTGGTCAAACAAATTGAAGTCGCCGGAATAGATGTTATTGACGGACACAACAAGGCGTATATCAAATTGGTGAGCGTTGATAATAAGAAGAGTCCAATTACAGCGAAAGTTGAAATAGATGCACGTAAAAAGGATGGAAGTATAGAGCGAAAGGTTGTTACCGTTCAGGAAAATTCAGACCTGCTGGAAAACAAATACAGCAATGGGCGTGATATTTATGAAGGCTACATCATTGAAACTATATACTGTAAAAAAGGTGAGGAATATATCAGCTTTACTAGCAAGCCGGATATTATCAGAATAGGACAGGCAGTTGGTGAGGTTGATCCCGATGAATATAAAAGACTTCAGATAAGAAAAACCATTGAAGAGCATTTGGACAAAGAATTAAGGCTGAAAGAGAAGCAAATAAAGGTTTTAAGTTTGTTCTTTATTGATAAAGTATCAAACTACCGTTCTTATGATGCTGACGGAAATCCGCAGAAAGGCAAGTTTGCGGTAATGTTTGAGGAAGAATTTGTCAGAGCTGTCAGAAAACCCCAATATCAAACTCTGCTAGATGGAAAAACTCCTGAAGTTGTTGCCGCAGAAGTTCATAACGGTTATTTCGCCATAGATAAGAAGAAAGATACAAAAGGCGAAGATATGTTTAAGGAATCTAAATATACAAATGATGATAAGCCTGCAACATCTGCTTTTGATGAGAGTGCGTACAATCTTATTATGAAGGATAAAGAAAAACTCTTGAGTTTCAGCTCAAAGCTGAAATTCATCTTTTCTCACTCTGCTCTTAAAGAAGGTTGGGACAATCCAAACGTATTCCAGATTTGCACTCTGAACGAAACCAACTCAGAAATCAAAAAAAGACAGGAAATAGGCAGGGGACTTCGTATCGCAGTTAACCAGGATGGTGAGAGAGTTCATGGCTTTGAGGTGAATACCCTCACTGTTATGGCAAATGAGTCTTATGAGAAGTTTGCAGAAGGGCTTCAAAACGAAATTGAGAGAGAAGAAGGTATTAAGTTTGGTGTTGTAGAGGATCATCTTTTTGCAGGCATAGCAGTGTCTATTGAAGATGAAGAAATAGAATACCTTGGCTCAGAGGCATCCAAAATGCTTTTTAAAGAGCTGAAGGAAAATGCCTATGTTGATGTTAAAGGGAAGGTTCAGGATAGCCTGAAAGCTGCACTTAAGAATGGTGATATGAAACTTTCTGCAAAATACGAACCGCAAAGAGCCCAGATCGAGAACATTCTCAAGAAAGTTGCAGGAAAACTGAATATCAACAATAGAGATGACAAAAAACACATAGTTCTTAATAAAGCAGTATTTATGAGCGAAGAGTTTAAGATTCTCTGGGATAAAATCAAGTTTAAGACGACATACAGAGTTAATTTTGACGTTGATAGGCTTGTCGAAGACTGTGTCCAAGAGATTAAAAATAACCTTAATGTTGGTAAAGCAAGATTTATCTATAGAAAAGCAGTTGCAGAAATTGACAGAGGCGGCGTTCATGTCGGAACACCACATGAAAGTGCCAGCAGTTATGAATCGACAGCGTTTGAACTACCTGATTTAATAACATATCTGCAAAATACTACTAACCTTACGAGAAAGACTATTGTTCAGATTATTGCTGAAAGTGATCGACTGGACGCATTCAAAAGAAATCCTCAAAAATACATTGAGCAGGTTGCAAACATTATTAATACTAAAATGCAGCTGATGCAGGTGAATGGAGTTAAATACCAGAAAATTGGAGATACTGAATTTTATGCTCAAGAGCTTTTTGAAAAAGATGATATGCAACTCTTTGGATATCTGCACAAGAATATGTTGAGTGTTGCAAAGTCAATTCATGAGTACGTTGTATATGATTCAGATGTTGAACTTAAGTTTGCTGAGCAATTTGAAAAAAGTGCTGATATTAAGCTTTATACAAAATTGCCTAGCTGGTTTAAAATTCCAACACCACTTGGCGGATATAACCCAGACTGGGCTGTTCTTGTTGAAGCAGATGGAAAAGAAAAACTATACTTTGTTGTTGAAACAAAAGACACCCACATGTCTGAAGAAAGAAGAGCAAAAGAAAACGCAAAGATAAACTGCGGGAAAGAACATTTCAAGGCTCTCGAAACCGATGTCGCTTTCACAGTTGCCACTTCTTATGAAGATTTCACAGGTAAATATGTATGA
- a CDS encoding TIGR02391 family protein — protein MSALPVMSNGQIETLAKFLGECGSGSEITRLLDDRGIKDQSGESTKWKRLYWVFSDSQRQYKCSNKILDFLQAFFNPARYIGRSGEFEEKREALNRILIFAGFELGKDGKIKTCDKASTLEEAERRVQTIRAKFKDRSMHPELIKYCNQELMQENYFHAVFEAAKGLAQRLRVMSGLELDGAALVEAVFAIDKPILALNTLQTETEKSEHKGFAMLLKGCFAAIRNPLAHEPKILWSGDDDAADYLTLISLLHRKLDNCVKTNN, from the coding sequence ATGAGTGCATTGCCTGTAATGTCAAATGGTCAAATCGAAACACTGGCAAAGTTTTTGGGAGAGTGCGGAAGTGGTAGCGAAATCACAAGACTTTTAGATGATCGTGGCATAAAAGATCAATCTGGGGAATCTACAAAATGGAAAAGGCTATATTGGGTATTTTCTGATTCTCAGAGACAGTATAAATGCTCCAATAAAATATTAGATTTTCTACAGGCATTTTTCAATCCTGCTAGATATATAGGACGCAGTGGTGAATTTGAAGAGAAAAGGGAGGCTTTGAACAGAATACTTATATTTGCAGGTTTTGAATTGGGTAAAGATGGTAAAATTAAAACCTGCGATAAAGCCTCTACTTTGGAAGAAGCAGAACGGAGAGTCCAGACAATTCGTGCAAAATTCAAAGACAGGAGCATGCATCCTGAGCTGATTAAATATTGTAATCAGGAGCTTATGCAGGAAAATTATTTTCATGCAGTTTTTGAAGCTGCAAAAGGATTAGCTCAAAGATTAAGAGTGATGTCTGGTCTTGAGCTTGATGGAGCGGCTTTGGTTGAGGCTGTATTTGCAATAGACAAGCCAATTCTTGCTTTAAATACTTTACAGACCGAAACTGAAAAATCTGAGCATAAAGGATTTGCTATGTTGTTGAAAGGGTGTTTCGCAGCGATCAGAAATCCTCTGGCTCATGAGCCAAAGATTCTGTGGTCTGGAGATGATGATGCGGCAGACTATTTAACGCTGATTTCTTTGCTACATAGGAAATTAGACAATTGCGTTAAAACTAACAATTGA